The Pleurodeles waltl isolate 20211129_DDA chromosome 6, aPleWal1.hap1.20221129, whole genome shotgun sequence genome has a segment encoding these proteins:
- the CCDC110 gene encoding coiled-coil domain-containing protein 110 produces MSQEKALLLNSHEKRLETQTHSRRPNADFSLHAQVEMLVDRRDLTWNDASRSYNTEEVDMQHQCGNASVLAGIETQSLSTLMPNDTGSPERSAQGEYCEKYISPAFDSHQEYEKAHSREIRHGCQVSTPIYSPRAREDEVEANKPFCLSKTAKQLWVPTNGNERDNCTWGLDYIDGIPQAEERIVVEKQHLCDNIFGQRHFGTNESIAALPAESDKPKKAETCLQVKNLKENAGKVGGVVSLGASLAIESNEVKKEKRQPMQTTSAFESNTYNKNERQERNIYDIFMSRYQLKVKCNELQQFEMGLIRTSDNYQHGQKEGGKVTQNETENKGFLQSLMDEMALKQDEIQYLKMKNVCLTDKFLQQKKNSTLCVNELKRLTCKYITLKKHAKKLESERYHNIQTRTKAQQMMRKADIEKVEVSHTCNVLKEENAVFVKSSESMKEEIYYIKQNQFRLVEEKQMLEECVSGLQTENEQLAKCIEQAAKEIKSTKTLLSIKDLEITILVKKLRDAIDDLKNLEINISEYEFETRSMAFQIEQINQEKCQLEKNMENNYLESIARDDALGERVRSFQNECSALSKMVSDLKEDKNVLKDELREQVKEKRYFAAERNQYCRETEKLEKSVKILERERDILKEELAVMHINYLSLSDRITNRMNVIEEEEEIKLQNS; encoded by the coding sequence ATGTCACAGGAAAAAGCACTACTGCTGAACTCTCATGAAAAACGTTTGGAAACCCAGACACATTCACGTAGGCCAAATGCTGATTTTTCTTTGCATGCACAAGTTGAAATGTTAGTGGATAGAAGAGATTTGACATGGAATGATGCCTCAAGGTCATACAATACAGAGGAAGTGGACATGCAACATCAATGTGGTAATGCAAGTGTGTTGGCAGGAATTGAGACTCAATCCCTGTCAACATTAATGCCAAATGATACAGGTTCACCTGAACGATCAGCACAAGGTGAATATTGTGAAaaatatatttccccagcatttgATTCACATCAGGAATACGAAAAAGCACACAGTCGCGAAATAAGACATGGGTGTCAAGTAAGTACACCTATCTATTCTCCTAGAGCTAGAGAAGATGAAGTTGAAGCTAACAAACCTTTTTGTCTATCTAAAACAGCAAAACAATTATGGGTGCCGACAAACGGTAATGAGCGTGACAATTGTACTTGGGGACTTGACTACATTGATGGGATTCCGCAGGCAGAAGAAAGAATTGTTGTAGAAAAACAACACTTGTGTGACAATATCTTTGGACAAAGGCACTTTGGAACAAACGAATCAATTGCAGCACTCCCTGCGGAAAGCGACAAACCAAAAAAAGCAGAAACATGTTTACAGGTTAAAAATCTAAAGGAAAACGCTGGCAAAGTAGGTGGTGTAGTGTCTCTAGGCGCCAGTTTGGCAATTGAAAGCAATGAAGTGAAGAAGGAGAAACGTCAACCTATGCAAACAACGTCTGCGTTCGAAAGCAACACATACAATAAAAATGAACGGCAAGAAAGAAATATTTATGACATTTTTATGTCGAGGTACCAACTTAAGGTAAAATGTAATGAGCTCCAACAATTTGAAATGGGTCTGATTAGAACTAGTGACAACTACCAACATGGTCAGAAAGAAGGGGGTAAAGTAACACAAAATGAAACTGAGAATAAAGGTTTTTTACAGTCCTTGATGGATGAAATGGCGCTGAAGCAAGACGAAATACAGTAtctgaaaatgaaaaatgtttgtTTAACAGATAAATTCTTACAGCAAAAGAAAAACAGCACCCTGTGTGTTAATGAATTAAAACGTCTTACTTGTAAAtatatcactctaaaaaaacatgcaaaaaagttAGAGTCTGAAAGATACCATAATATACAAACTAGGACAAAGGCACAGCAAATGATGAGAAAGGCAGATATTGAAAAAGTCGAAGTTAGCCATACATGCAACGTGCTCAAagaagaaaatgcagtttttgtcaAATCTTCAGAAAGCATGAAAGAAGAAATATATTATATTAAGCAAAACCAATTCAGGCTAGTGGAAGAAAAGCAAATGCTTGAAGAATGTGTAAGTGGACTACAAACAGAAAATGAACAGTTAGCAAAATGCATCGAGCAAGCTGCTAAAGAGATTAAAAGCACAAAAACATTATTGTCAATAAAGGATTTGGAAATAACAATATTAGTGAAAAAGTTACGAGATGCAATAGATGATCTGAAAAATCTTGAAATAAATATAAGTGAGTATGAATTTGAAACAAGATCCATGGCCTTTCAAATTGAACAGATTAACCAAGAAAAATGTCAATTAGAAAAGAACATGGAGAATAATTACCTGGAGTCTATAGCCAGAGACGATGCTTTGGGGGAACGTGTAAGGTCATTCCAGAATGAATGCAGTGCTCTGTCTAAAATGGTATCTGATCTTAAAGAGGACAAGAATGTGCTGAAAGATGAGCTGCGAGAGCAAGTCAAAGAGAAACGCTACTTTGCTGCCGAAAGAAACCAATATTGCAGAGAAACTGAGAAGCTTGAAAAGTCAGTTAAGATTCTGGAGAGGGAGCGAGACATTCTTAAAGAAGAGCTTGCTGTTATGCACATAAACTACTTGAGTTTAAGTGATCGCATAACCAACCGTATGAATGTtattgaagaagaagaggagattaAACTCCAGAACAGCTAA